The Hemicordylus capensis ecotype Gifberg chromosome 6, rHemCap1.1.pri, whole genome shotgun sequence genome window below encodes:
- the AZI2 gene encoding 5-azacytidine-induced protein 2 yields MDELAEDDIDILNHEKADTHHKRDGEIPIPVYTGEESVASHFALVTAYEDIKKRLKETERENSLLKKRVRLLEEKLLGAHWEGSASSIGREQVNKAYQGYREACIKRDNLQIQLDKMMKESSESLKLLNEQLQSKEVEILQLRTEAETQQVMKSLNCNPSNWEIDQLNNALKVHSLEQDLEKLREECNDLRKELQKSIQKAESKEGMLINGEYSQQHNIHSENIQQVYWELKREMSNLHLVTEVQAEVLRKLKLIPSATKKVSSHAPVQCIEDLERDITNLQLAAPGVVCKERLLTPSDHGFCSAVSSQSCTEERLPICDPPFQEHHSYGKSSLEDNSWVFPSPPKPSDTVFWEMKAKVSHVIFPDNNLDQYNQNCLHKS; encoded by the exons ATGGATGAATTAGCTGAAGATGACATTGACATTTTGAACCATGAAAAAGCAGACACCCATCATAAAAGAGATGGAGAAATTCCTATTCCAGTGTATACAGGTGAAGAGTCCGTTGCTTCTCATTTTGCACTTGTCACTGCTTATGAAGATATTAAAAAACGactgaaagagacagaaagagagaattCTCTCTTAAAGAAAAGAGTAAGATTGTTAGAAGAAAAG CTTCTTGGTGCCCATTGGGAAGGATCTGCAAGCTCTATAGGTCGTGAGCAGGTTAACAAAGCTTACCAAGGATATCGAGAGGCTTGTATTAAACGAGATAATCTGCAAATTCAACTGGATAAAATG ATGAAAGAGAGCAGTGAATCCTTGAAATTGTTAAATGAGCAGTTGCAGTCTAAAGAAGTGGAGATCCTACAGCTAAGAACTGAAGCGGAAACTCAACAAG TGATGAAGAGTTTGAATTGTAACCCTTCTAACTGGGAAATAGACCAGTTGAATAATGCCCTAAAGGTGCATAGTTTGGAGCAGGATTTAGAGAAGCTGAGGGAAGAATGTAACGATCTTAGAAAAGAACTACAAAAATCTATACAAAAG GCTGAGTCCAAGGAAGGAATGTTAATAAATGGAGAGTATAGCCAGCAGCACAACATTCATAG TGAAAACATTCAGCAAGTATACTGGGAATTGAAGAGGGAAATGTCTAATCTGCATCTGGTGACTGAAGTGCAAGCTGAAGTGCTGagaaaactgaaactgattccATCTGCAACTAAGAAAG TGTCATCTCATGCGCCTGTTCAGTGTATTGAAGACCTGGAAAGGGACATCACAAATCTACAGTTAGCTGCTCCTGGAGTAGTGTGCAAAGAGAGGCTCCTTACACCAAGTGACCATGGTTTCTGCAGTGCAGTGTCTTCCCAATCATGTACTGAGGAGAGACTCCCAATCTGTGACCCTCCATTTCAGGAACATCACTCTTATGGAAAAAGCTCTCTGGAAGATAATTCTTGGGTCTTCCCAAGTCCTCCAAAACCTAGTGATACAGTGTTCTGGGAAATGAAAGCTAAAGTGTCTCATGTAATCTTTCCAGACAACAACTTAGATCAGTATAACCAAAATTGCCTGCATAAGAGCTAA